A window of the Lolium perenne isolate Kyuss_39 chromosome 7, Kyuss_2.0, whole genome shotgun sequence genome harbors these coding sequences:
- the LOC127313478 gene encoding GTP-binding nuclear protein Ran-3 has protein sequence MALPNTQTQGYPSFKLVLVGDGGTGKTTFVKRHVTGEFEKKYEPTIGVEVRPLDFQTNCGKVRFECWDTAGQEKFGGLRDGYYIHGHCAIIMFDVTSRLTYKNVATWHRDICRVCANIPIVLCGNKVDVKNRQVKSKMVTFHRKKNLQYYEISAKSNYNFEKPFLYLARKLSGDMNLRFTEEFALVPAEVTIDVAAQQKIDAEIAAAAAMPLPDEDGDNMD, from the exons ATG GCTCTCCCCAACACCCAGACCCAGGGCTACCCCAGCTTCAAGCTCGTCCTCGTCGGCGACGGCGGCACCGGCAAGACCACGTTCGTCAAGAGGCACGTCACCGGGGAGTTCGAGAAGAAGTACGAGC CGACTATCGGCGTGGAGGTGCGGCCGCTGGACTTCCAGACCAACTGCGGCAAGGTCAGGTTCGAGTGCTGGGACACGGCCGGGCAGGAGAAGTTTGGTGGCCTCCGTGATGGATACTA CATCCATGGCCATTGCGCAATCATCATGTTCGATGTCACCTCCCGGCTCACCTACAAGAACGTTGCCACCTGGCACAGGGACATCTGCAG GGTTTGCGCAAACATCCCCATCGTCCTATGCGGCAACAAGGTGGACGTGAAGAACCGGCAGGTCAAGTCCAAGATGGTGACCTTCCACAGGAAGAAGAACCTACAGTACTACGAAATCTCTGCCAAGAGCAACTACAACTTCGAGAAGCCTTTCCTCTACCTTGCGAGGAAGCTCTCAGG GGACATGAACCTCCGGTTCACAGAGGAGTTTGCCCTCGTACCCGCCGAAGTCACCATCGACGTCGCCGCCCAGCAAAA GATTGACGCGGAGATAGCAGCTGCGGCGGCAATGCCCCTCCCGGATGAGGATGGTGACAACATGGACTGA